The following are encoded in a window of Actinomyces oris genomic DNA:
- a CDS encoding chloride channel protein: MDRVWERLSAPLSRRTGSLFRHHRFGLYILAVVVGLASGLGAVLFRLGIDAWSQLLSGADDYTLSMGPSVGLLAPLGVWFVLVAPVLSGLLTGPLMSRLGRTPTGHGVAGVIWSTRHGDGTMAPLPALAATTSAALTIGGGGSVGPEGPIAELGASTASIIGRGLRLRRSSIRHLAAAGTAAGIASAFNAPLAGAFFALEVILMGFSADAFIVIVLACVSSTVLSHHLLGTTLSLSLPYLDLSGDAQLGWVALLGIVGGGVGIGFMRLRFVILDALTRAWQRLGVPIWARPGIGGLAVGATVLVLPEMYGESSAALNRALAGRYALTLLLVLCVAKMLATSLTLGMGFVGGVFAPSLFIGGTLGAAFGTLVAPSYAPAAGVFGVIGMGAVFAGAARAPMTAVLLIIEMTGQHALLVPLMLATVLATFISRFLSRGTLFTEELRRRGEDVEDPMSTTLLGRTRARRLMGDPPATIQSTAPLNQAAFVMSRRGLSALPVVVAGQNGADELLGCVTAAQLAGALLSEQSDDASARPATVADLSLVRDRLHCEDEATDVLQALTDTRLEGLPVVARAEGSGAEELVGWVSQRIVVERVYEVQAQARAAAAAYTSWGSRLQDKWHSRPVPPRRIGRISRISRISQRSSRRSRRR; this comes from the coding sequence ATGGATCGCGTCTGGGAGAGGCTGTCTGCCCCCCTGTCACGGCGCACAGGCAGCCTCTTCCGCCATCATCGCTTCGGCCTCTACATCCTGGCGGTGGTGGTAGGACTCGCTTCGGGGCTGGGTGCGGTGCTGTTCCGGCTGGGGATCGACGCCTGGTCCCAGCTCCTGAGCGGAGCCGACGACTACACCCTGTCGATGGGGCCCTCAGTCGGGCTCCTGGCGCCGTTGGGGGTGTGGTTCGTCCTGGTCGCCCCGGTGCTCTCCGGTCTGCTGACAGGACCGTTGATGTCCCGGCTGGGTCGGACACCCACGGGTCACGGGGTGGCCGGCGTCATCTGGTCAACTCGTCACGGCGACGGCACCATGGCGCCCCTGCCGGCTCTGGCCGCGACGACGTCGGCCGCGCTGACGATCGGTGGCGGGGGCTCAGTCGGCCCGGAGGGGCCGATAGCAGAGCTGGGCGCGTCGACGGCAAGCATCATCGGACGGGGGCTGCGGCTGCGCCGGTCCTCGATCCGTCATCTGGCAGCCGCCGGAACGGCCGCCGGCATCGCCTCCGCCTTCAACGCACCACTGGCGGGGGCCTTCTTCGCCCTGGAGGTCATCCTCATGGGCTTCAGTGCCGACGCCTTCATCGTCATCGTCCTGGCCTGCGTGTCCTCGACCGTCCTGTCGCACCACCTGCTGGGAACGACACTGTCGCTGTCACTGCCCTACCTGGACCTGTCCGGTGACGCCCAGCTGGGCTGGGTCGCGCTGCTGGGCATCGTCGGCGGAGGCGTCGGTATCGGCTTCATGCGTCTTCGCTTCGTCATCCTCGACGCCCTGACCCGCGCCTGGCAGCGGTTGGGTGTACCGATCTGGGCACGCCCGGGCATTGGCGGGCTGGCGGTCGGCGCAACCGTGCTGGTTCTGCCCGAGATGTACGGCGAGTCATCAGCCGCTCTCAACCGGGCGCTGGCGGGACGCTACGCCCTGACGCTGCTGCTGGTGCTGTGTGTGGCCAAGATGCTGGCGACCTCCTTGACCCTGGGGATGGGTTTCGTCGGCGGGGTGTTCGCCCCGTCCCTGTTCATCGGCGGGACGCTCGGCGCTGCCTTTGGCACACTCGTGGCTCCCAGTTACGCGCCTGCCGCCGGGGTCTTCGGGGTCATCGGCATGGGCGCGGTCTTTGCCGGTGCGGCTCGCGCCCCGATGACGGCGGTCCTGCTCATCATCGAGATGACCGGGCAGCACGCGCTCCTGGTGCCCCTCATGCTGGCCACGGTACTGGCCACCTTCATCAGTAGGTTCCTCTCGCGCGGCACGTTGTTCACCGAGGAGCTGCGTCGTCGCGGAGAGGATGTCGAGGATCCGATGTCCACCACGCTCCTGGGGCGAACCCGCGCCAGGCGGCTCATGGGGGACCCACCCGCCACGATCCAGTCCACGGCGCCGCTCAACCAGGCCGCCTTTGTGATGAGCCGGCGTGGTCTCTCAGCCCTGCCCGTGGTCGTTGCCGGACAGAACGGAGCAGACGAGCTGCTTGGCTGCGTGACGGCCGCCCAGCTCGCCGGAGCGCTCCTGAGCGAGCAGTCCGACGACGCCTCTGCGCGGCCGGCGACAGTGGCGGACCTGTCGCTGGTCCGTGACCGTCTGCACTGCGAGGACGAGGCGACCGACGTGCTTCAGGCCCTGACCGATACGCGCCTGGAAGGGCTTCCAGTAGTCGCCCGCGCCGAAGGCTCCGGCGCGGAGGAGCTGGTGGGCTGGGTGTCCCAGAGGATCGTCGTTGAACGGGTCTACGAGGTCCAGGCCCAGGCCCGCGCCGCTGCCGCCGCCTACACCTCCTGGGGCTCACGGCTTCAGGACAAGTGGCACTCCCGCCCTGTTCCTCCGCGCAGAATCGGAAGGATCAGCCGCATCAGCCGTATCAGCCAGCGCAGCTCGCGCCGTTCCCGACGCCGGTGA
- the lpdA gene encoding dihydrolipoyl dehydrogenase: protein MTETVYDMVILGAGSGGYAAALRGAQLGLKVALIEADKLGGTCLHRGCVPTKALLHAAETADAVREAATVGIKAAFEGVDMPGVQKYKNSIVSRMHKGLEGLVSSRGIDLIQGWGRLVAADAVEVDGRRITGRNVVLASGSYSKTIGQEISGGVITSEEALEMDHVPASAVILGGGVIGVEFASAWASMGSQVTIIEGLPHLVPNEDEAISKQLERAFRKRKITFRTNTMFESVERHDGGVTVRTQDGKTHEAEVLLIAVGRGPATANLGYEEVGVAMDRGFVLADEYGRTNVPGVWAVGDIVPGVQLAHRGFAQGIVVAEKIAGLDPTPVDDVLVPKVTFCEPEIASVGLSEAKAAEIHGKENITSAEFNVAGNAKSQILGTQGFVKLVSLKDGPILGFHAIGARMGEQVGEGQLMVSWEADADDVAALVHAHPTQNETLGEAAMALAGKPLHNHG, encoded by the coding sequence GTGACAGAGACCGTCTACGACATGGTCATTCTGGGCGCGGGATCAGGGGGCTACGCCGCCGCCCTGCGTGGCGCCCAACTGGGCCTCAAGGTCGCCCTGATCGAGGCGGACAAGCTGGGGGGCACCTGCCTCCACCGCGGCTGCGTGCCCACCAAGGCCCTGCTGCACGCCGCCGAGACCGCCGATGCCGTGCGCGAGGCCGCCACGGTGGGTATCAAGGCCGCCTTCGAGGGCGTGGACATGCCTGGCGTCCAGAAGTACAAGAACAGCATCGTCTCGCGGATGCACAAGGGCCTGGAGGGCCTGGTGTCCTCGCGGGGCATCGACCTGATCCAGGGGTGGGGACGTTTGGTGGCCGCCGACGCCGTCGAAGTTGACGGCCGTCGCATCACCGGCCGCAACGTGGTCCTTGCCTCCGGCTCCTACTCCAAGACCATCGGCCAGGAGATCTCCGGAGGCGTCATCACCTCCGAGGAGGCCCTGGAGATGGACCACGTCCCCGCCTCGGCAGTGATCCTGGGCGGCGGCGTCATCGGGGTGGAGTTCGCCTCGGCCTGGGCCTCCATGGGCAGCCAGGTCACCATCATCGAGGGACTGCCCCACCTGGTGCCCAACGAGGACGAGGCGATCTCCAAGCAGCTCGAGCGCGCCTTCCGCAAGCGCAAGATCACCTTCCGCACCAACACGATGTTCGAGTCGGTCGAGCGCCACGACGGCGGGGTGACCGTGCGCACCCAGGATGGCAAGACCCACGAGGCCGAGGTCCTCCTCATCGCCGTGGGCCGCGGACCGGCGACCGCCAACCTCGGCTACGAGGAGGTCGGGGTCGCCATGGACCGCGGCTTCGTCCTGGCCGACGAGTACGGCCGCACCAACGTCCCGGGCGTGTGGGCCGTGGGTGACATCGTCCCCGGCGTCCAGCTCGCCCACCGCGGCTTCGCCCAGGGCATCGTTGTGGCGGAGAAGATCGCGGGCCTGGACCCGACCCCGGTCGACGACGTCCTGGTCCCCAAGGTGACCTTCTGCGAGCCCGAGATCGCCTCGGTGGGGCTGTCGGAGGCCAAGGCCGCCGAGATCCACGGCAAGGAGAACATCACCTCCGCCGAGTTCAACGTGGCCGGCAACGCCAAGAGCCAGATCCTGGGGACGCAGGGCTTCGTCAAGCTCGTCTCCCTCAAGGACGGCCCGATCCTGGGCTTCCACGCCATCGGCGCCCGCATGGGCGAGCAGGTGGGTGAGGGCCAGCTTATGGTGTCCTGGGAGGCCGACGCCGACGACGTCGCCGCCCTGGTCCACGCCCACCCCACCCAGAACGAGACCCTCGGCGAGGCCGCCATGGCCCTCGCCGGCAAGCCGCTGCACAACCACGGCTGA
- the sucB gene encoding 2-oxoglutarate dehydrogenase, E2 component, dihydrolipoamide succinyltransferase: MSESVKMPALGESVTEGTVSSWLKAVGDTVEADEPLLEVATDKVDTEVPSPASGVLLEIRVPEDETVEVGTVLAIIGDPSEAGSAPAPAAPAPQAAPEPPAPAPAPAAEAPTPAAPQAGGSAEGTEVTMPALGESVTEGTVSSWLKAVGDTVEADEPLLEVATDKVDTEVPSPASGVLLEIRVPEDETVEVGTVLAIIGDPSEAGSAPAPAAPAPQAAPEPPAPAPAPAAEAPTPAAPAATEAPAAAAPVSSGASGSYVTPIVRKLAKDKGVDLSTVTGTGVGGRIRKQDVEAAAKAAEEARAAAAAPAPAAEASVPAAAAKPASAKPEVDTTLRGRTEKMSRLRQVIADRMIDSLQTSAQLTTVVEVDVTRVAALRARAKNDFLAKNGTKLTFLPFFVQAATEALKAHPKINASIEGKNVTYHDVEHVGIAVDTPRGLLVPVVKNAGDLNIPGLAKRINDLAARTRDNKVNPDELSGSTFTITNTGSGGALFDTPIINQPEVAILGLGAIQRQPRVIKDADGGEVIAIRSVCYLALSYDHRLVDGADAARYLMTVKKRLEEGDFGGELGL, translated from the coding sequence ATGTCAGAGTCCGTGAAGATGCCCGCTCTGGGTGAGTCCGTCACCGAGGGGACGGTCTCCTCCTGGCTCAAGGCCGTGGGAGACACCGTCGAGGCCGACGAGCCCCTGCTGGAGGTCGCCACCGACAAGGTCGACACCGAGGTCCCCTCCCCCGCATCCGGCGTCCTGCTGGAGATCCGCGTCCCCGAGGACGAGACCGTCGAGGTCGGCACCGTCCTGGCCATCATCGGCGACCCCTCCGAGGCGGGCTCCGCCCCGGCCCCGGCCGCCCCCGCGCCGCAGGCCGCACCCGAGCCCCCGGCTCCCGCCCCGGCCCCGGCCGCTGAGGCCCCGACCCCCGCCGCCCCGCAGGCCGGCGGCTCGGCCGAGGGCACTGAGGTGACGATGCCGGCCCTGGGTGAGTCCGTCACCGAGGGGACGGTCTCCTCCTGGCTCAAGGCCGTGGGAGACACCGTCGAGGCCGACGAGCCCCTGCTGGAGGTCGCCACCGACAAGGTCGACACCGAGGTCCCCTCCCCCGCATCCGGCGTCCTGCTGGAGATCCGCGTCCCCGAGGACGAGACCGTCGAGGTCGGCACCGTCCTGGCCATCATCGGCGACCCCTCCGAGGCGGGCTCCGCCCCGGCCCCGGCCGCCCCCGCGCCGCAGGCCGCACCCGAGCCCCCGGCTCCCGCCCCGGCCCCGGCCGCTGAGGCCCCGACCCCCGCTGCCCCGGCTGCGACCGAGGCGCCTGCAGCCGCCGCCCCGGTGAGCTCTGGAGCCTCGGGTTCCTACGTCACGCCGATCGTGCGCAAGCTCGCCAAGGACAAGGGTGTGGACCTGTCCACCGTCACCGGTACGGGTGTGGGCGGACGCATCCGCAAGCAGGACGTGGAGGCTGCTGCCAAGGCCGCTGAGGAGGCCCGCGCTGCGGCAGCCGCCCCGGCCCCGGCTGCTGAGGCGTCGGTGCCTGCCGCCGCGGCCAAGCCGGCCTCGGCCAAGCCCGAGGTGGACACCACCCTGCGCGGCCGCACGGAGAAGATGAGCCGACTGCGTCAGGTCATCGCCGATCGCATGATCGACTCCCTGCAGACCTCCGCCCAGCTGACCACCGTCGTCGAGGTGGATGTGACTCGTGTGGCCGCGCTGCGGGCCCGCGCGAAGAACGACTTCCTGGCCAAGAACGGCACCAAGCTCACCTTCCTGCCCTTCTTCGTCCAGGCGGCCACGGAGGCCCTCAAGGCCCACCCGAAGATCAACGCCTCCATCGAGGGCAAGAACGTCACCTACCACGATGTCGAGCACGTCGGCATCGCGGTGGACACGCCGCGCGGCCTGCTCGTGCCGGTGGTCAAGAACGCCGGCGACCTCAACATCCCCGGGCTGGCCAAGCGCATCAACGACCTGGCCGCCCGCACCCGGGACAACAAGGTCAACCCCGATGAGCTCAGCGGCTCGACCTTCACGATCACCAACACCGGCAGCGGCGGTGCCCTGTTCGACACCCCGATCATCAACCAGCCGGAGGTCGCGATCCTGGGGCTGGGCGCTATCCAGCGCCAGCCGCGCGTCATCAAGGATGCCGACGGCGGCGAGGTCATCGCCATCCGCTCGGTGTGCTACCTGGCCCTGTCCTACGACCACCGACTGGTGGACGGCGCGGACGCGGCCCGCTACCTCATGACGGTCAAGAAGCGCCTTGAGGAGGGCGACTTCGGCGGCGAGCTG
- a CDS encoding leucyl aminopeptidase has protein sequence MTFGTRSTGSTSNQCQNVTIHNVSTIKLTKSLNARASVEDDRKDTDLSSQAEVDTVEETESSEAPEAGDGAGSAGTDVTGQDLKQDSDSEASQAREGDTGSATGSGSDEACGLEPEDASSTEAEVLVLAAAPGRDGAKAPEILLEGLEPPSSTALEGLDVNALVTLLPALGFSGAQDSVVRLPSSAVTTQGYRGPATILVVGVGTGWADTDPLAMTADDEAALGYDQTGLLRRAAGRATRALAGTDSAVLALPALCEEQLAAVAHGAALGAYSWNATKNEDRPGQEKTSTRTSPLTSISIVSSLADTPEGQEALAGALALAQATALTRDLVNEPPNRLTPEVFAERARAAGQEAGIRVEIWDAPALVEQGFGGILGVAQGSVHPARLVRLEWSPEHAAKASGGQAGSQAEGDGAAVRPKHVALIGKGITFDSGGLSLKPASSMPEMKSDMAGAATVLGAIVTAARLALPIRVTAWLALAENMPGADAQRPSDVITMFDGTTVEVTNTDAEGRLVMADALARAVTEEPDAVLDVATLTGAQIVALGDHVAAVMGTPDLREEVVAAAQRAGESFWPMPLPAHLRATLDSPFADLRNTKVGSRAGGMLSAGLFLREFVGRRPWAHLDIAGPAYNDSSPWGLTPTGGTGMGVSTLVELLRSLSAEVSILS, from the coding sequence ATGACCTTCGGCACGCGCAGCACCGGTTCAACCTCCAACCAATGCCAGAACGTTACTATTCACAACGTGAGCACCATTAAGTTGACCAAATCCCTGAACGCACGCGCCTCGGTGGAGGATGATCGCAAGGATACCGACCTCAGCAGTCAGGCCGAGGTTGACACGGTTGAGGAAACCGAGAGCTCCGAGGCTCCCGAAGCCGGGGACGGGGCCGGTTCGGCAGGGACCGACGTCACCGGGCAGGACCTGAAGCAGGACTCCGACTCCGAGGCCTCCCAGGCTCGGGAGGGCGACACCGGCAGTGCCACGGGCAGCGGATCCGACGAGGCTTGCGGCCTCGAGCCTGAGGACGCCTCCAGCACCGAGGCCGAGGTGCTCGTCCTGGCCGCAGCGCCGGGCCGGGACGGGGCCAAGGCCCCCGAGATTCTCCTGGAGGGCCTCGAGCCACCCTCGAGCACCGCCCTGGAGGGCCTGGACGTCAACGCTCTGGTGACTCTGCTACCGGCTCTGGGTTTCTCAGGTGCCCAGGACTCGGTGGTGCGCCTGCCCTCCTCGGCGGTGACCACCCAGGGCTACCGGGGGCCGGCGACGATCCTCGTGGTCGGCGTCGGAACGGGCTGGGCCGACACCGACCCTCTCGCCATGACCGCCGACGACGAGGCCGCGCTGGGCTATGACCAGACCGGCCTCCTGCGTCGAGCCGCCGGACGCGCCACCCGAGCACTGGCCGGGACCGACTCCGCCGTCCTGGCACTGCCCGCCCTCTGCGAGGAGCAGCTCGCCGCCGTCGCACACGGAGCCGCTCTGGGCGCCTACTCCTGGAACGCGACGAAGAATGAGGACCGCCCCGGGCAGGAGAAGACCTCGACGCGGACCTCGCCGCTCACGAGCATCTCCATCGTCTCCTCCCTGGCCGACACCCCCGAGGGGCAGGAGGCGCTGGCGGGAGCCCTGGCGCTGGCCCAGGCCACGGCACTGACCCGGGATCTGGTCAACGAGCCTCCGAACCGGCTGACTCCGGAGGTCTTCGCCGAGAGGGCCCGCGCAGCCGGGCAGGAGGCCGGCATCCGCGTTGAAATCTGGGACGCCCCCGCGCTGGTCGAGCAGGGCTTCGGGGGGATCCTCGGCGTGGCTCAGGGCTCGGTGCACCCGGCGCGCCTGGTCCGTCTGGAGTGGTCGCCGGAGCACGCGGCCAAGGCCTCCGGCGGGCAGGCGGGCTCACAGGCCGAGGGCGACGGAGCAGCCGTCCGCCCCAAGCACGTAGCCCTCATCGGCAAGGGCATCACCTTCGACTCCGGCGGTCTGTCCCTCAAGCCGGCCTCCTCCATGCCGGAGATGAAGTCCGACATGGCGGGGGCCGCCACCGTGCTGGGCGCCATCGTCACGGCCGCGCGCCTGGCGCTTCCCATCCGCGTCACCGCGTGGCTGGCGCTGGCCGAGAACATGCCCGGCGCCGACGCCCAGCGCCCCAGCGACGTCATCACGATGTTCGACGGCACCACCGTGGAGGTGACCAACACCGACGCCGAGGGGCGCCTGGTCATGGCCGACGCCCTGGCACGGGCCGTCACGGAGGAGCCCGATGCCGTCCTGGACGTGGCCACCCTCACCGGGGCGCAGATCGTGGCCCTGGGCGACCACGTGGCCGCCGTCATGGGGACACCGGACCTTCGCGAGGAGGTCGTCGCCGCGGCGCAGCGGGCCGGGGAGTCCTTCTGGCCGATGCCGCTGCCGGCGCACCTGCGCGCCACCCTGGACTCGCCCTTCGCCGACCTGCGCAACACCAAGGTCGGCTCGCGTGCCGGCGGGATGCTCTCGGCCGGGCTGTTCCTGCGCGAGTTCGTCGGGCGCCGGCCGTGGGCCCACCTCGACATCGCCGGTCCCGCCTACAACGACTCCTCTCCCTGGGGCCTGACTCCGACCGGCGGGACGGGTATGGGGGTCTCCACCCTGGTGGAGCTGCTCCGTTCGCTGTCCGCCGAGGTCAGCATCCTTTCCTGA
- a CDS encoding alpha/beta hydrolase family protein produces the protein MSTTAPFGTWPSPITPGTITTRTVLLSQVRVDGADTYWVEQRASQAGRNVLLRRNGDGQIGEVLPLTPADELVDVRTRVHEYGGRAYAVDSGIIVVSHAGDGRLYRYDVAHRMRGLVPLTIYGDVRHGDLEIDTGRGLVYAVREDHRGGGEAVNTLVAIPLDGSAARDDSRVRTLVSGTDFVVAPTLSPDGEHLAWITWDHPGMPWDNASLHVGDLGPDGTLGEQTLVDGGNGHSVSEPRWTEECELVHGSNASGFWNLYRTEGFPVRGTNRTGWSERLRTRPLHPAEATFTTPAWQLGPHSFDVLDSEHIITSWARNAVSHLGTIKLANGELEEWNVGWQPIGNVASNAGRVVMLASNEMSMPSIVEVKNGAVQVLRGSGEFVPEGTGVSFPEPVSWPTSDGATAHGFYYPPTSASHTGPDGELAPLIVNVHGGPTATAVPGYDLRIQYWTSRGFGYLDVNYRGSMGYGTGYRKALEGKWGIYDVDDCVNGAQHLVDAGLVDPRRMAIRGGSAGGFTVLSAITRSSVFTAASSCFGVTDLKRLVRTTHKFESHYIGQLMGTQDIDDPVLDERSPINHIEDINVPLLLIQGSEDPIVPAEQATAMYQALKEAGAPVALEVFQGEGHGFRLAANIRRRYEAELSFYRQVWRIGAASSEAEGQDEETFTVKVENLH, from the coding sequence AGGTGCTTCCGCTGACACCCGCCGACGAGCTGGTCGATGTGCGCACCCGGGTGCACGAGTACGGAGGACGGGCCTACGCCGTCGACAGCGGGATCATCGTGGTCTCGCACGCCGGGGACGGGCGCCTCTACCGGTACGACGTGGCGCACCGCATGCGAGGCCTGGTCCCGCTCACGATCTACGGGGACGTGCGACACGGCGACCTGGAGATCGACACGGGCCGGGGCCTGGTCTACGCCGTCCGCGAGGACCACCGAGGCGGCGGCGAGGCCGTGAACACCCTGGTCGCAATTCCCCTGGACGGCTCGGCCGCCCGCGATGACTCCCGCGTGCGCACACTGGTGTCGGGCACGGACTTCGTGGTCGCCCCGACACTGTCCCCCGACGGCGAGCACCTGGCCTGGATCACCTGGGACCACCCGGGGATGCCGTGGGACAACGCCAGCCTGCACGTGGGGGACCTCGGCCCGGACGGGACCCTGGGCGAGCAGACGCTGGTGGACGGCGGCAACGGGCACTCGGTCTCCGAGCCCCGATGGACCGAGGAGTGCGAGCTGGTGCACGGCTCCAACGCCTCAGGCTTCTGGAACCTCTATCGCACCGAGGGCTTCCCGGTGCGCGGCACCAACCGCACCGGCTGGTCGGAGAGGCTGCGCACCCGGCCACTGCACCCGGCCGAAGCCACCTTCACCACCCCGGCCTGGCAGCTGGGGCCGCATTCCTTTGACGTCCTTGACTCCGAGCACATCATCACCTCCTGGGCTCGTAACGCGGTCTCGCACCTGGGGACCATCAAGCTCGCCAACGGGGAGCTTGAGGAGTGGAACGTGGGGTGGCAGCCGATCGGCAACGTCGCCTCCAACGCGGGTCGCGTCGTCATGCTGGCCTCCAACGAGATGTCGATGCCCAGCATCGTGGAGGTCAAGAACGGCGCCGTGCAGGTGCTGCGCGGCTCAGGCGAGTTCGTGCCCGAGGGCACCGGAGTGTCCTTCCCCGAGCCGGTCTCCTGGCCCACCAGTGACGGCGCCACCGCCCACGGCTTCTACTACCCGCCGACCTCGGCCTCTCACACGGGCCCCGACGGCGAGCTGGCGCCACTGATCGTCAACGTCCACGGCGGTCCGACCGCCACGGCCGTCCCCGGCTATGACCTGCGTATCCAGTACTGGACCAGCCGGGGCTTCGGCTACTTGGACGTCAACTACCGCGGCTCCATGGGTTACGGGACTGGCTACCGCAAGGCCCTGGAGGGCAAGTGGGGCATCTACGACGTCGACGACTGTGTCAACGGGGCCCAGCACCTGGTCGACGCCGGGCTGGTGGACCCGCGCCGTATGGCGATCCGCGGAGGTTCGGCCGGGGGCTTCACGGTGCTGTCGGCCATCACCCGTTCCTCCGTGTTCACCGCGGCCAGCTCCTGCTTCGGCGTGACCGATCTCAAGAGGCTGGTGCGCACCACCCACAAGTTCGAGTCGCACTACATCGGTCAGCTCATGGGCACGCAGGACATCGACGACCCGGTACTCGATGAGCGCAGCCCCATCAACCACATCGAGGACATCAACGTCCCGCTGCTGCTCATCCAGGGCTCGGAGGATCCGATCGTCCCGGCAGAGCAGGCCACCGCCATGTACCAGGCCCTCAAGGAGGCCGGCGCCCCAGTGGCCCTCGAGGTCTTCCAGGGTGAGGGCCACGGCTTCCGTCTGGCGGCGAACATCCGGCGGCGTTATGAGGCCGAGCTGAGCTTCTACCGCCAGGTGTGGAGGATCGGCGCCGCTTCCTCCGAGGCCGAGGGGCAGGACGAGGAGACCTTTACGGTCAAGGTGGAGAACCTGCACTGA